Below is a genomic region from Brassica rapa cultivar Chiifu-401-42 chromosome A08, CAAS_Brap_v3.01, whole genome shotgun sequence.
ACATAGAGAGAAGTTTCGTAGAAATGGGCTGGCTTTTATAATTATGTGTATACATATAGTTGTATTAGTTTATAGATTAAGTGGTGATTaagtataaattattttttgtttgctggTTGTGTACAACTGTGTGTATCTTCTTTCTCTCCAGTTCATAGTTGTcgttttttaactttattaggGACTCTTATCTATCTGATAGATAATTTAAGTTATCAAACTACAAAAAGTAAGGTTTTAAGTATCACCaatattaattgtcatataatCAAGTCAATCTCGATAATTAATCAAACTAGATCCgatgtccgcgctacgcgcggaaaatgtttgatgtttaatggtttatgataaaaaagggtgaaaatatatatatatatatatatatttttgttggtCAGTTTAACTAACTTTTCATGGTGAGTCAAGGAAAAATAACTAATTGTACATGGAAAACTTTTTTGTATCCAtaactaattatatattatttaaaaattatttaaagcttttctttgatttttgaACAATATATTTAATGTTATTAGAATACTTAGCAAATTATAAAGTTTAACAATATTTTGGCTCTACACACAACCAAAATCAGTCGGGTAAGGTACACACATAAATATATGAACATAAATATAGATACacacatttttttaattagaacAACATACAAATGCGAACAATACATATTTtagttaataaattatattgtaTGTTTTTCTTAAGTTGGATTAATCTTTGTGAATACTAATACAAACACGACGCCTATATACTACAAAAACTATGGTTTTATTTTCTCAACAATTGTAAACACAACCTTTATTTATCATACCAAAGCCAATGATCCCTTCGCTCTAATTCATTGGCTTCGTTCCCTCCATATATTGACTTAACGCTCCTTCTTTCTCACTCACTTCATCACATTCCTACTACAAATTTTCAGAGGCAGAAAGCACAAAAGAAACTATTCATTTTATGTTATTTGGTGGAACTCTATTTAAAAGACTTTATAAGctgtctttttaaaaaaatataatcgtAAAGGTTTGTGCAAATAAACAATACAGAAACAACGAATAATATTTATACTTTATAAGGCCCTCTACATGTTTACATAAGCCTTTATAAGCATTGTTTATATTAAGTCTATGTTAATTTgcatgtaaataaataaaacatggaCGAAAGTCAATATCATTTAGTAATGATCAGTGATAAACATAAGTTCAAAAATAAGCAAAAggtaaataaaatcaaaatagtcCAGAGCCAAGATAGCTCAAATGTTGAAAGCCAAAGtatgaaaataaaacacaaaatagtctttaaataaaatgaaaaccaGTACTTAATCCGCAACATATTCTCCCAACATGTGAGAGTATAACTGGAGATCTAATTGCCAGACTTAGCACGTTTGGCTTCACCTGATTCAACCATTTCAGAACCTCTCTTCACCCTCCCATCCACAGGTTCCTCAGAGACAGTTTCTACCAAAGCTTTTACAGGTTCAGGAACATCAAGAGGGAGTACTTTTGTGACAGTCAGAGTGTGTATCTCGCCTTTAATATTGCGATCTGATACCTTGACAATGAACCTGTATGTCCGTCCGATGGTATCAACCAAGGTCTGTGGCACCGGGATTAAGTGATCATCGCCCATGCTCTCATTGGCCTATCATAAATTGGAATAGTTGTTAGAATAAATATACTAAGCTGTATTGACATAGAGGTTAGTAATCACCTCAAAGTagctctcaaccaactcagatgCTTGTTTCCCAGTCAGCTCACGCCCAGCTTCACCAAGGATAACAAAAACCGCATGGTCATTGTTGTCATAAACAGACAGCTTTGTGAGGTACCTGCCATGGAAGAATATTAAAAGAATGCACAAAAGTATGACTGAAATATAAACTATGATACTTACTGTGGAACACCATCTACTTCATGTTTTCCACATTTCTTGCACATGAGTGATGTAGGCCCTTTGATTGCCTTAGTATGGCACACACCGCAGCCAATATAATACCAAGGAGAACCGTGGAAAACAGCATCAACAGTTGCTGTGCACTCAAACCAAGTAACCTGCCACAATGAAAATACTTCCATCACAATTCATCAGCAGGTACATTTTTAAACTGAGTCTTTTTGGTTACTTGAGTGTTTAGACAGAAATTCGAAATAAAGATGATGACTACTGCAAAGAACATGTTGAGATCAATATAAATGGATGAGACTTTACGCAGAATGGATGAGTCTTCTAGACAAATGAAATCATATACGGACATGTCAACAAAAAATAGAACTGGGAAAAGAAGTCTCAAACATACATCCCACACCAACCAAATAACCTTCTCATAATGCATTTGTAAAACGTGGGAAATATATTACCTTTGCTGCTTCCTGCTTGATATAGGAGAATAGCTCCCCTATCGTCATTGTTTCAGTCTTTGTGACCACATTTGCATCAACCCTATTAGCCACATCTAAATTTGAGTCCAACCTGAAGAAAATGTGAAACCAAAATGTAGTTAGACTGAAATTACACATTCAATTTCAACCAGAGGAATACCTACCAAGTGACATAATCACGGGTTGGTTGAACATCAAAGTCCAAAAACACCCGAGAGGATGACATTGAAGCAAGAGCAAGAGCACCTGTTGCATAACCTTTGTTAGTCATAAAATAACTATAAACCATTAAAAGACATTCAGTATGCTAACCTCCAAAACGTTTTGGGTTGACAGTGGTTACTAAAATAACCCTTGGAGTGCTTCCATGTGACTTGAATTTGGCACAAAAGTCTGCTGCAGCCTGGTCCCATAGGTAGAGCTTCATCACTGGTCCActacaattaaaataaacccAAGTGATTAGAGAAATAGTATACTAATAGATCTAAGACACTGTGAATGACTTACTCATGAGTTTGAACATGGAGCAAAACCCGCCGGGTCGAAGCTATTTCCTCTTCGTCAAGCACCACACTGTCATTCAGTGTCTGCCCATTCACCAGTTTCAAGTGCCCAACATAATCTGCAATAACAAATAATAGAAACTAATGCTGATTAGCTTTACTTAGACAAACATATTTATAACCAAAATCTCATCAGTATAACCAAAATCTCATCATATACTGcaacagaataaaaaaaaagaacttggtACTCCACATCTAAAACTGACAATCAATACTTATAACCCAAAATCTCGGATGCTACCAAATAATTCTCTAtctactaaataaaaataaaacatgataCTCTACaactaaaatatacaaatttactTATATATACAGAGCCACAGATGTTACCAAATAGTACTTTATCTATTTAAATCTGAGGATATGCTAAATACaacttaaatatttaagatCAAATCAAACAGTTATCAAAATCAATGTGAAGTCGATGAGTCTTACCGTAAAGATCACCTTTGAGGTCACATGCTGCCTCAAACTCTTCGTAACTATGGAAACGGAACCGATCATCAGGGAAATTAACCCGACTGTCCTCAAGATCAGAGAGAACAGAGTTCGAAGTGAAACTGATGACTACCCTAGGCTCAGCAACCCGGTACATGACTTTGCTGTTTGATCCGAAACACTTATTCAGTCTGTAGACAGATCCTGCTTTCATGTGTGGCAAGTAGGTATCAATCCTTGCTGATGGGATGAAACCTTGGATAACAGTTCTCTGTCAAACATGTAAAAACAACGATCAATTGAGTAAATATCAAGACCGTAagaatatataaactttttaaaaaatttcagatCGAACCTGTTCATCAATGAGGAGCATCTCTAGACCAATAAGTGTTTTTGTAAGCACATTTCGAGCCTCCCAGAAATGGATGAGCCGAAACCTTAACTCCCCTTCTTGTATGCCAAATGAGACGTCTCTAAAAAACAACACCTTATCAACCTTGGCGGAGGAGCGAACCTGAAACAAAGGGAGCACAGAGAGGTTTTGATTAGACGCTGTAATGTGAGACAATTCGCATAGGTTTAAAGGGAAGACGTCTGCTAAAAGGCGAATGTGAAAAGAAAGCCAAAAAAAGAAATCGTATGCTCTCCCTTCCGCACGGACATCACCACTGACCAGAGAAAACTCGCagtgatagagagagagagatagagagagagagagagagagagagagagagagaatgggtTTGATACCAAGAACGAATTAGACGAAGAACAGTAGAAGAAAAACATCACCTTATCAACCTTGACGGAGGAGACGGCGGTTGATCCGCTTGGTTGGATCGGTACAGCGGAGGAGACAGCGGGCATAACCTTATGGACCTTGGCGGAGGAGACGGCCTTTTTACCGGTTGGTTGATCCAGAACGGTGGAGGAGACAACATCCTTGCCGTTTGGTTTCTTCACAATAGGATCGTCGGAGACTATGGCTTTCCCGTTCGACTTCATCGCGAGAACAAATTGAGAGAGTTTTGattgaaaaaaaacatgaaagaaGAGATTTATAAATAAATGGAGAGGAAGCCATCAATCAAACCAAAACGGACAATTGATTACTCTACAGTTTGGTTGCAGTGGAGATGGTGAGCCAAAACGTCGTTCAATCGATGAAAATCTAGAGGAAGAAGGAAGATGAAAAGTAAGAAGGACTCGTGTAATGATCTAGGGTTTGATATTGGGCCTCAATGGGTTATTTTTTATTGCAAATATTATGTGACAAATTCAGAGCCCAAATAATTCTGATTACATGGCCAAATAATTTAATCTCATtggctgattttttttcttacgtGGACACGCTCGCGAGGCTGCGTATCGagcttttagtattgttttgATTCAGCCCTTATAAACACggctttgtttttttgtttgtttgttctacCGAACACTAAAATACAATTTAGATATATTTGTGTCTTTTTGTTGTGAGAAAGGTCATTTAGAAATGTTTGTATTCAGAAAACAGCTAGCATGAGGTAGTAAGACAAAGCAGAGAAAAATAGACATTATTTTCGTACGGTTTTGAACCGCTAATAAATTATCTTTTCTAGTAAACTGTAGACAGTTTTTCAATGGTGAACagataaaattgtaaaaaaaaaaaaactaataattttagCAAGTACTGGGAAGCATAATTTTTTCTCTACTCGTAACTTAATCGAGATCGCcagtttatattttttagttttacacgaactgatggtatgatatgaaaaataatattaaaacaaataattagtttaagccagtttacaaaaaaaaaacaaataattagtTGATGAATAGTATATAGATCAATTGAGATAAGAAAAAGCACATGGATGAAGGATGGGTTGGTTGTGGAGCGTTGGGCGACTGGGCTGAGCTCGAGTCACGACGCTACCTAACTCATCATTGGACATGGCTTCTCCCTCCGTTCCCTCCCCCTTTCCCCactattttacatatataatattaaatttgttcATCGGGTTTTTGAAATTCCAAAAGCCAAAAACAAAGATTACATAAGTAGGTACCATGAAACAAAGTATTACATCATATACTATACAGCTCATTCGCTGTCTGGATACATCGTACATGTAGAAATGTATCTTTGTTAGTTGCCACAAATTTATAGGACATAATCAACGTTTTGTAATGttaaaatttacattaaaaaagCTATATATATAGGCAATGCCATATATAATATACTGCATGTGATTATATATCCTAGATAGATGATATTCAGAaagacaaaaataaattaatgtgACTACTTATGTTTTACTTTAATTTACCAATTAAAATCTACATGCTTACAAATAGATTGATATGTTTGAATACTTTCTATTGATTCAGAATTTATTAGCAATGGTATTGCGGCATAATAAGATGTAAACTGTATTAAAAATTGTCGCTGAACACTCTAGCTGGTCTTAACTTATGCGCCTTCATATGATGTggatgtggctgtctgtttacTTGCGTATATGTATTTGTCGTTGTCGGACATCACACACTGGTTCACATTATGTGATTTGATTTGTAAAGTGCCCTGGACTTTTGATTCTATTTGTTTGGTTGTTTCTTGCTCTTTTTATATTATGCTTACTTCAATCTTGcaataatttaaaccaaatcCATTTGATGAACTGTCACACAAGATTTGTTAAATCGATAATCTGAAAACAAACAGTCAAAAACACTTGGATGACACATTAGTTATAATTAAAGTGAAATGGGGATCTCAAGTAGCTAGCTATCGTCAGCATATTTGAAAGAGGGGATAATTTATTAACATTATCTTGACAGTAGCTAGCTTCCAAATACGTTTGCTATTAAACTCTAACGAGGTTCATATCTATTTCAAAGACATTTTATACTTGACATATGTATGTTGTAAACCAGTGTTTGTAAAATTAATAGCTTGAACTAGTAACGTTGTCACTTGTCAGTATTATAATTCATATTGAGTTGTAGTGATGTACATGTTTGTGAATTGTATTGTGTATATGTACATTACTTAGATGATTAACTAAATGGTTTATAATTAATATCAATCTAGCTCGTTTCCCGGCCCCTAATTCATTCCAATTTAGGAGACAAATTTTACACAAAAACCATGATGAGACGATTTTAAGTTTAGGCAATTAGTTAGAGATAAAATGTTGGTAAAGAGCTGTTGgaaattattactattattagaAATTTCATAGTACATATTAATACTCATCAGTTACCGAATATTGTCTGATAATAGTAGTTTCCAACATTTTAAACCTAGTAAGCTGAATAAAGACGTGACTAATTAGTAGGATATCAGAAAAAGATTGTTGCCAATGCCACGAAAGCAGCGGCGAAGCTAATTCCGGAAAAGTTGATGGCCGGAGCCGAGTCTGATGGTTTGGCCGTTGAAGAAGCTGAACCTCCCGTAGATCCGCTTTCtgttcatgtattttaaaaagaaaataaatactCCACAACTCttagttttcaaaataataaaaggaaaaatatattatttaggaACATCATAGGATGATATATAAAGACagagtttttcaaaaaataacacacaaaaataaaaattctcaaaataaaattaatcaaaagtttaaaaacgttttttttacttatatattttgtcATAATTTTTATGTGAGATCTAAGATAtttgtcattttcgaaaaaataatactccctctgtttcaatatagatgatgttttagatgattgtttttgtttcacaatagatgatgttttcacatatctaggtaactttaactttatcaaaaactgtgtagccaattatgtttttattatttttgtttataattaaataaattagtttaaaattatattttaatgattttatgtttagaaaagataatttcttaatatgtgtgcaaAGTAGATGAAACTTCATCTattatgaaacggagggagtagctAGACTTGTAAATTCTTTTCTGAAtagaataataatataaaaaaagcaAAACCATGATTAATTAAAATTCCAAATTCTGAACATTTTAAAGGTTATGTATTCATACCAGCGGGAGATGCCGGAGGAGTTTTAGTAGTTCCTGGTGACGTCGAAGGCGTCGTAGTACCTTCGTAACACACAAAATCAATCTTAAGAAAAACAATGTGTGCATTAGCCTGAAAACAACAAACATACTAAAACGGCGTCGTATCTCACCGGTGCTGGCTTTGCACTGCGACACATCAGCGTTGGCGCCACAAGCTTTGGGGAGAACAAGAGCGTTTTCTTTAGTAAGGTTAAGCGATTTAAGCATATCTACGTTGTTGAAGACGGAGCAAAGACAGTTCACGTCGGTCTCGACGATCTCCTTCAGCGGCATACAACACGACGCTGGAGGCGGCGGAGTGACTGAGCGAAGATACGGCTGACACGGCATCAGTTTTTGTATACATGGCATTGAGTGAGCATCTCCTGCTCCGCCGCTCGGCGGTGTTGTTGCGGCGTTAGACGACGAGATGGAGCAAAGTACAAAAATGACAGCGAACTTAAGAATCTCCATTTTCAAGAAACAAcgtagttttttcttttctttttgtaacgGTTTCTTTAACTTGGATTGTGTGTTGTGTGGATTAGTAATACATCTCCACGTTCATCATTTATACACACACGTtggttataaatttaaaaaaaaaactaatcgaCTTAACTGCCTATTTTTTCGAGAAACAGTTACTGAATCTGTTCTTATCCGATCATTGCGTATAGGAGAGAAGACTAAGCCCTAGATTAGTGACATTAATTAGTTAATCCAAATATCGTGACAGAGTTTCCAAGAGTTTAAGTGATTGTTAATAAAAGAAAGTCGAATTAATGATACGAAACAAgaagtgtctaatatataatgaCATCTTCAACTCTATATTGtttgattagtacgatattatTTTCTTTGGGTTTAATTGATTGGTTTTTCTTCCCAAATTTTTTTGTACTAATTAGAGTTAAACATCTTTTTACatattagatattttttatCTAATTCTCTAATGTGGAactttgatattttgtatgttagACGTTTATCAAGTGGTTTATCAGTATCACTTTAGAACGAAAACGAAGAGATGAAAAGCTGATGATGAAATGACAGTTCGTGATCAGCCCACTTATTGAGATGTAGATCTCTTACCCAAAATTCTTGGGATAAAGTAGGCATGCAAAATCAAGGACCCGCTCAGTGTAATACTAGGCCATAGTCCAGAAAACAATGGAACTAATTTTTATCGGGCCCTTTAATTAAcaatttaaaatctttttaagaAGGTTATAGCTCCATTACAAACGAAATATACTGAGGCTTACTATTGATTATGAACCAACCCTCTGTTTGCTAATTAAGCATGAAAGAACACAAAAAGATAAACTATCTCTAGTTTTGTGGAAATTAATGTTATGAAATGAATTAATCTAAGACTGCACACTATATTCTCAAACCCTAAATTACGTGCATCTCTCTTACATCTTTCTCACGTGTCAAGTCATTAGCAACCAGCCAACTAACCAGGCTGAAATAGAAATCTAACCGTGTGGTGGTTTGATTAGTATAAGGGAATTGATATTTGCAAAGGGTTGAATGTGTAATACAACTAAAGTTTTAGATTAGCTTGTAATTTACAGAACTCTGGATAGTTTAAAAACGACCCCACTGGTATTATTGTGCCGCGTAAAGGAGTGTGCACCTGGCGCGTTCACCGCGTTGGATTGAGACACATTTCCCAGGAACGTATTTAGCATGATTAACAGCTTAACACTACTACTACTTGgaattaaatttaatatgatgtatctaatataaattatagtttCCAATTGAATTAGCTAATGAATTAGAGAAATACTTGTCTATTCAAGAATAATTTACTAACTACTAAATAATACAGTACTAATGAATTATGAAACCCAGTGATAATAACAACTTAAATTGCTGAGATTTTGCCTTTTGGGGGAGAATATCCATTTAGACAAATGAATCTCAGCGAGGGACGTGGTCCGATGCTCTTTAAACTTCGCAGCACGTGGAATGATGAATGTAATAACCACCGTAAATGTAGAATCAAAATACATCACAAAATTTGGAATTAAACTAGTATATATTAACCATTACAAAACTAATAGAAAAGAATgaacaaaaatataagaaataaacaGAAATTCGTTTTCATCTGTAGTGAAAACACTTTTTATAACTCTCtacaaaaaatgaataaaagagaataatttttcatttcttataaaTGATAtgcttttttataaatgatacgAAATAAATTACTATAgggttatttaataatattttttggcaaagtgatttaaaaatattttggtgggaaaataaaACCCAGTTTCTTACTTCTTTATCAGCAAAATATTACCAAATGAAATACTATGTAGTGGTTTGCACTCTTTT
It encodes:
- the LOC103856770 gene encoding replication protein A 70 kDa DNA-binding subunit A-like, which encodes MKSNGKAIVSDDPIVKKPNGKDVVSSTVLDQPTGKKAVSSAKVHKVMPAVSSAVPIQPSGSTAVSSVKVDKVRSSAKVDKVLFFRDVSFGIQEGELRFRLIHFWEARNVLTKTLIGLEMLLIDEQRTVIQGFIPSARIDTYLPHMKAGSVYRLNKCFGSNSKVMYRVAEPRVVISFTSNSVLSDLEDSRVNFPDDRFRFHSYEEFEAACDLKGDLYDYVGHLKLVNGQTLNDSVVLDEEEIASTRRVLLHVQTHDGPVMKLYLWDQAAADFCAKFKSHGSTPRVILVTTVNPKRFGGALALASMSSSRVFLDFDVQPTRDYVTWLDSNLDVANRVDANVVTKTETMTIGELFSYIKQEAAKVTWFECTATVDAVFHGSPWYYIGCGVCHTKAIKGPTSLMCKKCGKHEVDGVPQYLTKLSVYDNNDHAVFVILGEAGRELTGKQASELVESYFEANESMGDDHLIPVPQTLVDTIGRTYRFIVKVSDRNIKGEIHTLTVTKVLPLDVPEPVKALVETVSEEPVDGRVKRGSEMVESGEAKRAKSGN
- the LOC103835915 gene encoding non-specific lipid-transfer protein-like protein At2g13820 yields the protein MEILKFAVIFVLCSISSSNAATTPPSGGAGDAHSMPCIQKLMPCQPYLRSVTPPPPASCCMPLKEIVETDVNCLCSVFNNVDMLKSLNLTKENALVLPKACGANADVSQCKASTGTTTPSTSPGTTKTPPASPAESGSTGGSASSTAKPSDSAPAINFSGISFAAAFVALATIFF